The genomic interval AGTGAGAACCTACCTGCTGCTTAAAAATTACCAACTTCGTTCAGTAGGATAATTATGCATTAAAGCAACTACATATGATGTGTTGATGTTACTGAGTTGCTTTGATTTAAATATAACGGATGGAAGTGATATGTAGCCATATATCCCAATCAAACTGCTTATGCCAACTTTTTGAGGTCAACTAGGTAcattaaaaaattaagaaaattttattctaTGTCTACCACATAATATAACAAATTAATATCAGATAGATTAGTTTAAAAACAACATGAAGCTAAGATTAATGACTACTGCTATATCTTCTGACAGAAAACATAGGGTTTGTAGAGAAAAGGAAAAGTAATTTGAGATGTAAAGTTATCAAGATTAGATCCACAAAATCAGTCTAGTAACACATTTGGGCTGCCTATAACATACACAGCCTGAATACCTTAACATAAAGGTAGTCCTTCTACATGTGTAGTGCATATAGTTGCGGCCGCATAATCAATTTTCTAAACCATGTATTCCACCATATGCACCCTATACAAGATGATGGGTCTATCATGATGCTGCAAAGAAACCAATGTTAGGTTGATCTGATATATGCAGCCTCTCATTGCCCTCAACCTAGAAGTGGCACTGGTGCAAAATGTGAGATTCTTTActctctcttcatcttcatcctctccctcttggATGTATATATCGACCAATACATGTGCAGTTCAAATAAAATATGGTCGATTAGattaaaaaaatgatataaaaattaagttttggctATCATAATTGAGTCAAGAAACCACTCTTATGAGTATGATCAACGCTACATTAAAAGTTAAATTGTTATCCTGAGCAGATGAGCAGAATAGAAATGCACCTGATAGATATGTTGAGGCAGCAGCTGGTTAGGAAGTGGAAGTTGTccttgcaggaaggaagctgaAGGGCCAGCACCAGGCTGAATAATTTGAAAAATGTCAAATTTTGTGACATCATTTAAACTGGAAAAAAAAAAGCAACAGACTAGTGTTTAACTTACATTGAACAAGTTGTGTAATGGAAGTTGATGAGGCACATTTGGTGGCTGAAAAGCAAGAGAATGAGCCATATGTGGTTGAAGTTGATGGTTAAAAGTTTGCATTGGTCTAGGCTGCAGCGGTAATGGTGGCTGCAGTGCCTGGTTGAATATTCCAGGATTTTGCAAAGATTGTTGTGGCTGCACAGAAACCATTGGCATATGGGATGGAAGGGTAGAATTGTGTGGAGGACCAGGAGCAGGCAAAGTCAAGCTTGGATGATGGGAAGAATGTGCAGGTACTGAAGGAATTTGCATGGGCGGAAAGCCCTTGGCTTGTGGTGCTGAAGGTGGCAAAGGAATCTGCAATGATTGGCCAGTCAATGAAGGAACAGATGCAACTGGAAGTGGCTGGGAAGGTTGTGTTAGTTGTTGTGGCCTAGCTGATGGCGGATTCTGAGATAAACTAGGTTCACCCTGTCCTACAAGTTTAGCTGACTGCTTTTGCGAATCTTGAGCATTAGATGGCTGTCCAATCTGTGCAGGTTGTGGCTGTGATATCTGTTGCTGTTGAAGGTTGGGCATCTATGAAAAAGGAAGGCAGTAATTCTTAATAAAGAGTCTTTATCAAACTGGCTATTAAAAAATTAAAGAGTATTAATATTACCACTTTTGGAGGCTGCACCATTCCAAGCATTATTTGTGCCTGAAATTAACCAAAAATCAGTCCAAACCTACAAGTATTTTATCtgcagaaaaataaattatatgaaACGAAGATGTGAAAGTTTATCATAGCTAAAGTGCAACTATTGATTTCCCTGTCATCTTTTATTGAAGCGAAGGACCAAGAGAATCAGTTCTCTCAAGTCAACACGAATATTTATTA from Zingiber officinale cultivar Zhangliang chromosome 6B, Zo_v1.1, whole genome shotgun sequence carries:
- the LOC121992406 gene encoding cleavage stimulating factor 64-like isoform X3, whose product is MAAQHSQQQQQQQMPAGDGLTSQFANLPKAQLYEIMSQMKVLIDQNQKQARQILIDNPQLTRALFQAQIMLGMVQPPKVMPNLQQQQISQPQPAQIGQPSNAQDSQKQSAKLVGQGEPSLSQNPPSARPQQLTQPSQPLPVASVPSLTGQSLQIPLPPSAPQAKGFPPMQIPSVPAHSSHHPSLTLPAPGPPHNSTLPSHMPMVSVQPQQSLQNPGIFNQALQPPLPLQPRPMQTFNHQLQPHMAHSLAFQPPNVPHQLPLHNLFNPGAGPSASFLQGQLPLPNQLLPQHIYQVGSHLGPDYGNQIGNAMQIDRGTPWAPGPSELSKMGAQVPGLAPLMASGQMAGGSSGQPPRPPPLTPEMEKALLQQVMSLTPEQIHLLPPEQRNQVFQLQDMLR
- the LOC121992406 gene encoding cleavage stimulating factor 64-like isoform X1, producing the protein MAAQHSQQQQQQQMPAGDGLTSQFANLPKAQLYEIMSQMKVLIDQNQKQARQILIDNPQLTRALFQAQIMLGMVQPPKVMPNLQQQQISQPQPAQIGQPSNAQDSQKQSAKLVGQGEPSLSQNPPSARPQQLTQPSQPLPVASVPSLTGQSLQIPLPPSAPQAKGFPPMQIPSVPAHSSHHPSLTLPAPGPPHNSTLPSHMPMVSVQPQQSLQNPGIFNQALQPPLPLQPRPMQTFNHQLQPHMAHSLAFQPPNVPHQLPLHNLFNPGAGPSASFLQGQLPLPNQLLPQHIYQQQVGSHLGPDYGNQIGNAMQIDRGTPWAPGPSELSKMGAQVPGLAPLMASGQMAGGSSGQPPRPPPLTPEMEKALLQQVMSLTPEQIHLLPPEQRNQVFQLQDMLR
- the LOC121992406 gene encoding cleavage stimulating factor 64-like isoform X2, producing MAAQHSQQQQQQQMPAGDGLTSQFANLPKAQLYEIMSQMKVLIDQNQKQARQILIDNPQLTRALFQAQIMLGMVQPPKVMPNLQQQQISQPQPAQIGQPSNAQDSQKQSAKLVGQGEPSLSQNPPSARPQQLTQPSQPLPVASVPSLTGQSLQIPLPPSAPQAKGFPPMQIPSVPAHSSHHPSLTLPAPGPPHNSTLPSHMPMVSVQPQQSLQNPGIFNQALQPPLPLQPRPMQTFNHQLQPHMAHSLAFQPPNVPHQLPLHNLFNPGAGPSASFLQGQLPLPNQLLPQHIYQQVGSHLGPDYGNQIGNAMQIDRGTPWAPGPSELSKMGAQVPGLAPLMASGQMAGGSSGQPPRPPPLTPEMEKALLQQVMSLTPEQIHLLPPEQRNQVFQLQDMLR